From the genome of Candidatus Methylomirabilota bacterium, one region includes:
- a CDS encoding PLP-dependent aminotransferase family protein, with translation MTTPTNPRLDDLLSTRARIGWGASAPPARPVAEALFEFGGGHPDPSSFPYEGMVEATADVMKAEGAPALSYGEPQGYKGLRELVAHKYRLFENLEVPTDDIIVTNGSGHALSLAFSAFVDVGDPILSEAPTFSGTLATIRRHGARVLDVPLDAEGMDTAVARQQLEKLRSEGLRCKLIYTIVNFQNPAGPTMSRRRREELIALAHEYDTLILEDDAYGELRFEGTAHPSLYALDKGGRVIRAGTLSKILGAGVRLGWLCAPRQMIPAFQGFLFGGGVNPYMSRVATFYMRENLVPHVARLVDIYRSKRDAMLKGLWEVLEGTDVEISKPEGGFFIWIKLPTGTKIERLKEAAVKSGIQFTWGPAFYANGGGEGFIRLAYSWEPPERNYEGAKLIAQAIKNAR, from the coding sequence ATGACCACTCCAACGAACCCCCGTCTCGACGACCTCCTGTCCACCCGCGCCCGGATCGGTTGGGGCGCTTCCGCCCCGCCCGCGCGCCCCGTGGCCGAGGCGCTCTTCGAATTCGGCGGCGGCCACCCCGATCCCTCCTCTTTTCCCTACGAGGGCATGGTCGAGGCGACCGCCGACGTCATGAAGGCCGAGGGCGCGCCGGCGCTGTCGTACGGCGAGCCGCAGGGCTACAAGGGCCTGCGCGAGCTGGTCGCCCACAAGTACCGGCTCTTCGAGAACCTCGAGGTCCCGACGGATGACATTATCGTTACGAACGGCTCGGGGCACGCGCTCTCGCTGGCCTTCAGCGCGTTCGTGGACGTGGGCGACCCGATCCTCAGCGAGGCGCCGACCTTCTCCGGCACGCTGGCGACGATCCGCCGCCACGGCGCGCGCGTGCTCGACGTGCCGCTGGACGCGGAAGGCATGGACACGGCCGTCGCGCGCCAGCAGCTCGAGAAGCTCCGGAGCGAGGGCCTCCGCTGCAAGCTCATTTACACCATCGTCAACTTCCAGAACCCCGCGGGGCCGACCATGTCGCGCCGGCGGCGCGAGGAGCTGATCGCGCTCGCGCACGAGTACGACACGCTGATCCTCGAAGACGACGCCTACGGCGAGCTGCGCTTCGAGGGGACGGCGCACCCGTCGCTCTACGCGCTCGACAAGGGCGGGCGGGTCATCCGCGCGGGCACGCTGTCGAAGATCCTGGGCGCGGGCGTCAGACTCGGCTGGCTCTGCGCGCCCCGCCAGATGATCCCGGCCTTCCAGGGCTTCCTCTTCGGCGGCGGCGTCAACCCGTACATGTCGCGCGTGGCGACCTTCTACATGCGTGAGAACCTCGTCCCGCACGTCGCGCGCCTGGTGGACATCTACCGGTCGAAGCGCGACGCGATGCTGAAGGGCCTGTGGGAAGTGCTCGAAGGCACCGATGTCGAGATCAGCAAGCCCGAGGGCGGCTTCTTCATCTGGATCAAGCTGCCGACGGGGACCAAGATCGAGCGTCTCAAGGAGGCGGCGGTCAAGTCGGGCATCCAGTTCACGTGGGGCCCGGCCTTCTACGCCAACGGCGGCGGCGAGGGGTTCATCCGCCTCGCGTACAGCTGGGAGCCGCCCGAGCGCAACTACGAGGGCGCGAAGCTGATCGCCCAGGCCATCAAGAACGCCCGCTAG